The following proteins are co-located in the Vigna unguiculata cultivar IT97K-499-35 chromosome 9, ASM411807v1, whole genome shotgun sequence genome:
- the LOC114163797 gene encoding pentatricopeptide repeat-containing protein At3g49240, mitochondrial, translating into MALFKASFLTHIRAVANPRRRPPLCVSTRLLSFSSPEEAAAERRRRKRQLRMEPPLSALNRTQTAPKPQQQTPYYLNPNNPKLPEHVSALTGNRLNLHNRILTLVRENDLDEAALYTRHSIYSNCRPTIFTINAVLAALLRQSRYADLLSLHRFITQAGVVPNIITHNLIFQTYLDCRKPDTALEHYKQFLNDAPMNPSPTTYRILIKGLVDNNKLERAMEIKSEMDSRGFAPDPLVYHYLMLGHARVSNGDGILGLYEELRERLGGVVDDGVVFGCLMKGYFIKGMEKEAIDCYEEALGKKMSAVGYNSVLDALSKNGRFDEALRLFDRMMKEHGPPKKLSVNLGSFNVIVDGYCGEGRFKEAIEVFRKMGEYRCSPDTLSFNNLIERLCDDRRVVEAEEIYGEMEGKGVSPDEFTYGLLMDACFRENRADDAAGYFRKMVDSGLRPNLSVYNRLVDGLVKVGKIDQAKGFFELMVKKLKMDDAGYQFMMKVLSDAGRLDEMLQIVDTLLDDNGADFDEEFQEFVKVELRKEGREEELTKLMEEKERLKAEAKAKEAEAAEAAKRSARAAVASLLPSKLFGNKETDSESKSEGDIQALNEESSDGTAPEAELAERTTESEGDKAA; encoded by the coding sequence ATGGCTCTATTCAAAGCCTCATTCTTGACGCACATCAGAGCCGTGGCGAACCCTCGCCGGCGCCCTCCATTATGCGTCTCCACCCGTCTGCTCTCATTCTCCTCCCCGGAGGAAGCCGCGGCAGAGCGCCGCCGCCGAAAGCGGCAGCTCCGCATGGAACCCCCGCTCTCAGCCCTGAACCGCACACAAACCGCCCCAAAACCCCAACAACAGACCCCGTACTACCTGAACCCTAACAACCCGAAGCTACCCGAACACGTGTCCGCACTCACCGGCAACCGGCTCAACCTGCACAACCGCATTCTCACGCTCGTCCGCGAAAATGACCTCGACGAGGCCGCGCTCTACACGCGCCACTCCATCTACTCCAATTGCCGCCCCACCATATTCACCATCAATGCCGTCCTCGCCGCCCTCCTCCGCCAATCCCGCTATGCGGACCTCCTCTCCCTCCACCGCTTCATCACCCAGGCCGGCGTCGTGCCCAACATCATCACACATAACCTCATCTTCCAGACCTATCTGGATTGCCGCAAACCCGATACCGCTCTCGAACACTACAAGCAGTTCCTCAACGACGCCCCCATGAACCCTTCCCCAACGACTTACCGTATTCTTATCAAAGGCTTGGTCGATAACAACAAGCTTGAACGCGCCATGGAAATTAAAAGCGAAATGGATTCTAGAGGGTTTGCGCCTGACCCTCTTGTTTACCACTACTTGATGTTGGGTCACGCTAGGGTTTCTAATGGTGATGGCATTTTAGGGCTTTATGAGGAGCTGAGAGAGAGATTGGGTGGAGTTGTGGATGATGGGGTTGTTTTTGGGTGTTTGATGAAAGGTTATTTTATAAAGGGGATGGAGAAGGAGGCTATTGATTGTTATGAGGAGGCTTTAGGGAAGAAGATGAGTGCTGTAGGGTATAATTCGGTGCTTGATGCACTCTCTAAGAATGGGAGGTTTGATGAGGCGTTGAGGCTTTTTGATAGGATGATGAAGGAGCACGGTCCTCCCAAAAAGTTGAGTGTTAATTTGGGGAGCTTTAATGTGATTGTGGATGGGTATTGTGGTGAAGGGAGGTTCAAGGAAGCGATTGAGGTTTTTAGGAAGATGGGGGAGTATAGGTGTAGCCCGGATACTTTGTCGTTTAATAACTTGATTGAGAGGTTGTGTGATGATCGGAGGGTTGTGGAGGCTGAGGAGATTTATGGGGAAATGGAGGGGAAGGGGGTGAGTCCTGATGAGTTTACTTATGGGTTGTTGATGGATGCTTGTTTCAGAGAGAATAGGGCAGATGATGCAGCCGGATACTTTAGGAAAATGGTGGACTCAGGGTTGAGGCCTAATCTGTCTGTATACAATAGGTTGGTTGATGGGTTGGTTAAGGTGGGGAAGATTGATCAAGCCAAGGGTTTCTTTGAGTTAATGGTAAAGAAGCTCAAGATGGATGATGCTGGCTATCAGTTCATGATGAAGGTGCTGAGTGACGCGGGGAGGTTGGATGAGATGCTTCAGATTGTTGACACGTTACTGGATGACAATGGGGCTGATTTTGATGAGGAGTTCCAAGAGTTTGTTAAGGTGGAGTTGAGAAAAGAAGGGAGAGAAGAGGAGTTGACCAAGCTgatggaagagaaagaaaggttGAAAGCTGAAGCTAAGGCTAAGGAGGCCGAAGCAGCCGAAGCTGCCAAAAGAAGTGCAAGGGCTGCAGTAGCTTCCTTACTTCCATCCAAGTTGTTTGGAAACAAGGAAACGGATTCAGAATCCAAATCAGAGGGTGATATTCAAGCTCTCAATGAAGAGAGCTCTGATGGTACTGCTCCTGAGGCAGAGTTGGCAGAGAGAACGACTGAAAGTGAGGGTGATAAAGCAGCTTGA